One part of the Malus sylvestris chromosome 2, drMalSylv7.2, whole genome shotgun sequence genome encodes these proteins:
- the LOC126605662 gene encoding uncharacterized protein LOC126605662: protein MEDMRKRPGSEPAEEDGSAAKKQRHLGAEQVISDDVETVPSKAKDGKLEELAKLVNKDWPIVPAAGAAAVTFVENPYSQPWVFQALPSSYVTINLNEESCGPSFSDSVSTVMASVDLGGGLYGISKEVLGLESEKWLMEEVEEASGLYGLTKEVADLESLKLVMAEEKEVSGFGGTSGETKELARGGWAGVEMDWDDAALARFIGEDGDLPDG, encoded by the coding sequence atggagGACATGCGCAAGAGACCCGGAAGCGAACCGGCGGAGGAGGACGGGAGCGCCGCGAAGAAGCAGCGACATCTGGGGGCGGAGCAAGTGATAAGCGACGACGTTGAGACTGTGCCCTCCAAGGCAAAGGACGGGAAGCTCGAGGAGCTCGCGAAGCTCGTGAACAAAGACTGGCCGATCGTGCCCGCTGCAGGTGCCGCAGCGGTGACTTTCGTCGAGAACCCGTACTCGCAGCCGTGGGTGTTCCAAGCGCTGCCGTCGTCATACGTCACGATCAATCTCAACGAGGAGAGCTGCGGGCCGTCGTTCTCTGACTCGGTGTCGACGGTCATGGCGAGCGTCGACCTGGGCGGCGGGTTGTACGGCATTTCGAAGGAGGTGCTGGGGTTGGAGTCTGAGAAGTGGTTgatggaggaggtggaggaggcTAGCGGTTTGTACGGACTTACAAAGGAGGTTGCCGATTTGGAATCTTTGAAGTTGGTAATGGCGGAGGAGAAAGAGGTGAGTGGGTTCGGCGGTACGTCTGGTGAAACAAAAGAGTTGGCTCGTGGTGGTTGGGCGGGGGTGGAGATGGACTGGGACGATGCTGCGCTGGCGAGGTTTATCGGGGAAGACGGAGACTTACCTGACGGGTAG